A genomic segment from Ptychodera flava strain L36383 chromosome 23 unlocalized genomic scaffold, AS_Pfla_20210202 Scaffold_23__1_contigs__length_28996876_pilon, whole genome shotgun sequence encodes:
- the LOC139124354 gene encoding E3 ubiquitin-protein ligase TRIM71-like — protein sequence MESFVDSEVVVQQGTVQKRVWESGKTPAVGDDSLQRKINEAGRLKGATLDSVVHEAQCEESYQNFERQKHVRLRSEHVHRDLKDAADEYLTELKAMVDKLKVKEQEAEKNKTLAKQIHFDLTERYSREERMVRMKAEEIIKKTKREEQRLIDELNHIYTEKITKAATDIDDLELKHANIKTACTYLETLMHHGNSAHLFSTRANALPRIQQLLGVFIKPCVQNVDLFEANEKLNEIGMLGSLRSDGGTSTCTDENIPNQQVKGNSADLLITTRDSSGKQVIPKQQVKAKVRKPCGALEELSVSDNEDGTYTVTLCRQVDDVHEVTVTIGNHPPQESPVIRGLVKTIGSKGNAEGQFQHPFGVAINKDKDIVTADTANNRLQVTDKDGKFKKSLVFTQFNHPFRPCDIVISSDNTYYSLDDSNNQVVVSDENGHVIRCFGQNELQDPQGIALNPVDGNVYVTDYGGNCVRVTQNMANTSSHLGQG from the exons GCTGTCGGCGATGATTCtctgcaaagaaaaataaatgaagCGGGGAGGTTGAAAGGTGCGACATTGGACTCCGTTGTGCACGAAGCCCAGTGTGAAGAGAGTTATCAGAATTTCGAAAGGCAAAAACACGTCCGTCTGCGGTCAG aacatgtacacagagacttgaaagatgcagcagatgagtatcttacagaattgaaagccatggttgacaaactgaaagtgaaagaacaggaagctgaaaagaacaaaaccctGGCTAAGCAGATACACTTTGATCTTACAGAGCGGTACAGCAGAGAAGAAAGGATGGTGAgaatgaaagcagaagaaatcatcaagaaaacaaagagaGAGGAGCAGAGACTGATAGATGAACTCAATCATATCTATACAGAGAAGATTACAAAAGCAGCTACAGACATCGATGACTTGGAACTAAAGCATGCCAATATCAAGACTGCATGCACCTACTTGGAAACACTGATGCACCACGGGAATTCTGCCCACCTGTTCTCAACCAGAGCTAATGCATTACCTCGCATTCAGCAACTTCTTGGCGTGTTTATTAAACCGTGTGTACAAAATGTAGATCTGTTTGAAGCAAATGAAAAGCTCAATGAAATCGGAATGCTTGGATCATTAAGGTCGGATGGAGGCACCTCAACCTGTACAGATGAAAACATTCCAAATCAACAGGTGAAAGGTAACTCTGCAGACCTACTGATCACAACAAGAGATTCATcaggaaaacaagtcatcccaAAACAACAAGTAAAAGCCAAGGTAAGAAAACCATGTGGAGCTTTAGAAGAGCTTTCCGTCTCCGATAATGAAGATGGAACTTACACAGTTACACTATGTCGTCAAGTCGATGATGTACATGAGGTAACCGTCACAATAGGAAACCACCCACCACAAGAAAGTCCTGTCATCAGAGGTTTGGTGAAGACCATTGGAAGCAAGGGAAACGCTGAGGGACAGTTCCAACATCCATTTGGAGTGGCGATAAACAAAGACAAAGACATTGTCACTGCCGACACTGCCAACAACAGATTACAAGTAACCGATAAAGACGGCAAGTTTAAGAAAAGTTTGGTGTTCACACAATTTAATCATCCCTTCAGACCGTGTGACATAGTGATTTCAAGTGACAATACATACTATAGCTTAGATGACAGCAATAATcaagtagttgtcagtgatgagaatGGACATGTAATCAGAtgctttggacaaaatgagttACAAGATCCCCAGGGGATAGCTCTTAACCCTGTGGATGGCAATGTGTACGTGACAGACTATGGTGGGAATTGTGTCAGAGTTACACAAAACATGGCAAATACCTCGAGTCATTTGGGTCAAGGGTAA